A window from Neodiprion fabricii isolate iyNeoFabr1 chromosome 2, iyNeoFabr1.1, whole genome shotgun sequence encodes these proteins:
- the LOC124176226 gene encoding uncharacterized protein LOC124176226 isoform X3, giving the protein MRVALFYPRRFAVALFLVALVYCVIQALRSELGFNDVDPSNTDKLWLLRSDGVAACRHPDLELLNPEIMKFIKDVPPLECTPEDWVIANRSTLVVTEKARQRFGPITCAFKEIIRVDDYTNRITKPVESDVSYTLKDSDYAEVNCQSQTGKQWHSVLAGVQSDPLAKTKWDWAKVPNEGLKLNVLMFGFDSLSRNTFIRKLPKSYRYLKQNLNALVLEGYNIVGDGTPQALIPILTGKIELELPETRKRMGSKANYVDVYPFVWNEYKKSGYMTGFLEDVPNIGTFTYRLKGFKDQPTDHYMRTYYLNANPHFKYQEKFCMGGLPRHSLMMNHIKEVFDTYPNQPKFVFGFHGELSHDSYNDIGAADDDVYQWIKSLNDSGHLNNTVLIMMSDHGHRFAEIRNTLQGKQEERLPFFSFTFPSWFKQAHPHAYANFVYNTQHLTTPFDVHKTLQSILKFETPKEGDRTQRAISLFNKIPLERTCADAFIEPHWCACLGWEEVDKNNASVVEAAKYFVKFLNDYLSPYQNTCEILKLNKILWAAKLIPTKGLLKFEKSGDADGFLGDFSAKTKITKELYQLKVSTEPGNGLFEVSINHSLDNNSFMTRITDISRINKYGSQARCIENSQYHLRKYCYCKDS; this is encoded by the exons ATGAGAGTTGCTTTGTTCTACCCTCGGCGCTTCGCAGTCGCTCTGTTTCTGGTAGCACTCGTCTATTGCGTAATCCAGGCCTTACGATCGGAACTGGGATTCAACGACGTAGATCCTTCAAATACAGATAAACT ATGGTTATTGCGCAGTGATGGGGTTGCGGCGTGCAGGCACCCTGACTTGGAGCTATTGAATccagaaataatgaaattcataaaagaTGTTCCTCCCCTAGAATGCACTCCAGAGGACTGGGTTATAGCAAATCGTTCGACCCTGGTCGTTACAGAGAAAGCCAGGCAGCGATTTGGCCCCATAACTTGTGCTTTCAAGG AAATCATCCGCGTTGACGACTACACAAATAGAATTACCAAACCCGTGGAATCGGATGTTTCCTACACTTTGAAAGACAGTGATTACGCCGAAGTTAACTGCCAATCTCAAACTGGAAAACA ATGGCACAGCGTTTTGGCAGGCGTGCAAAGCGACCCATTGGCGAAAACGAAATGGGACTGGGCCAAAGTGCCGAACGAGGGCCTGAAGTTGAACGTGCTGATGTTCGGGTTCGACTCGCTGTCGCGAAACACGTTTATAAGGAAGCTGCCGAAGTCTTACAGATATCTGAAGCAGAATTTGAACGCGTTGGTTCTCGAGGGTTACAACATCGTGGGCGACGGAACGCCGCAAGCCTTGATACCAATTCTTACGGGAAAGATAGAGCTGGAATTGCCGGAAACGAGGAAGCGGATGGGCAGCAAAGCGAACTACGTCGACGTTTATCCGTTCGTTTGGAACGAGTATAAAAAGAGCGGATACATGACCGGGTTCCTCGAGGACGTTCCTAATATCGGAACATTCACATATCGCCTCAAGGGTTTCAAAGACCAACCGACTGATCACTACATGAGAACATATTACCTCAACGCTAATCCTCACTTTAAATATCAGGAGAAGTTCTGCATGGGCGGGCTGCCCCGGCATTCG TTAATGATGAATCACATCAAAGAGGTCTTTGATACTTATCCAAATCAGCCGAAATTCGTTTTCGGTTTTCACGGCGAACTTTCGCACGATTCCTACAATGACATTGGAGCCGCTGACGATGACGTGTACCAGTGGATAAAATCACTCAACGATTCTGGGCACCTGAATAACACGGTGCTAATCATGATGAGCGATCACGGGCATAg ATTTGCCGAGATTCGCAACACTCTTCAAGGTAAACAGGAGGAGAGGCTGccgtttttttcattcacgttTCCAAGTTGGTTTAAGCAGGCACATCCGCATGCATATGccaattttgtttataatactCAACATTTAACGACACCGTTTGACGTCCACAAAACGTTGCAGAGTAtactgaaatttgaaacccCGAAAGAAGGAGATCGCACTCAACGAGCCATAAGCTTATTCAACAAG ATTCCACTGGAAAGGACCTGTGCAGATGCCTTCATTGAGCCTCACTGGTGTGCTTGTCTGGGATGGGAAGAAGTTGACAAAAATAACGCGAGCGTAGTTGAGGCTGCAAAATACTTCGTCAAGTTCCTGAATGATTATCTGTCGCCTTATCAAAATACCtgcgaaattttgaaactgaaTAAAATTCTGTGGGCGGCGAAACTGATTCCAACAAAAG GGCTgctaaaattcgaaaaatctgGTGATGCGGACGGTTTTCTCGGAGATTTTAGTGCTAAGACGAAAATAACCAAAGAACTGTATCAGCTCAAAGTCAGTACGGAACCAGGGAATGGGTTGTTCGAAGTGAGCATAAACCACAGTCTGGATAACAATTCGTTCATGACGCGG ATTACCGACATCAGCAGAATAAACAAATATGGATCCCAAGCTAGATGTATAGAAAACAGTCAATATCATCTCCGGAAATATTGTTACTGCAAGGATTCATAA
- the LOC124176226 gene encoding uncharacterized protein LOC124176226 isoform X2, translated as MRVALFYPRRFAVALFLVALVYCVIQALRSELGFNDVDPSNTDKLAYISQLIKTSAENSPYIGDGVAACRHPDLELLNPEIMKFIKDVPPLECTPEDWVIANRSTLVVTEKARQRFGPITCAFKEIIRVDDYTNRITKPVESDVSYTLKDSDYAEVNCQSQTGKQWHSVLAGVQSDPLAKTKWDWAKVPNEGLKLNVLMFGFDSLSRNTFIRKLPKSYRYLKQNLNALVLEGYNIVGDGTPQALIPILTGKIELELPETRKRMGSKANYVDVYPFVWNEYKKSGYMTGFLEDVPNIGTFTYRLKGFKDQPTDHYMRTYYLNANPHFKYQEKFCMGGLPRHSLMMNHIKEVFDTYPNQPKFVFGFHGELSHDSYNDIGAADDDVYQWIKSLNDSGHLNNTVLIMMSDHGHRFAEIRNTLQGKQEERLPFFSFTFPSWFKQAHPHAYANFVYNTQHLTTPFDVHKTLQSILKFETPKEGDRTQRAISLFNKIPLERTCADAFIEPHWCACLGWEEVDKNNASVVEAAKYFVKFLNDYLSPYQNTCEILKLNKILWAAKLIPTKGLLKFEKSGDADGFLGDFSAKTKITKELYQLKVSTEPGNGLFEVSINHSLDNNSFMTRITDISRINKYGSQARCIENSQYHLRKYCYCKDS; from the exons ATGAGAGTTGCTTTGTTCTACCCTCGGCGCTTCGCAGTCGCTCTGTTTCTGGTAGCACTCGTCTATTGCGTAATCCAGGCCTTACGATCGGAACTGGGATTCAACGACGTAGATCCTTCAAATACAGATAAACT CGCTTACATATCACAATTGATCAAAACTTCGGCGGAAAATTCGCCGTATATCGG TGATGGGGTTGCGGCGTGCAGGCACCCTGACTTGGAGCTATTGAATccagaaataatgaaattcataaaagaTGTTCCTCCCCTAGAATGCACTCCAGAGGACTGGGTTATAGCAAATCGTTCGACCCTGGTCGTTACAGAGAAAGCCAGGCAGCGATTTGGCCCCATAACTTGTGCTTTCAAGG AAATCATCCGCGTTGACGACTACACAAATAGAATTACCAAACCCGTGGAATCGGATGTTTCCTACACTTTGAAAGACAGTGATTACGCCGAAGTTAACTGCCAATCTCAAACTGGAAAACA ATGGCACAGCGTTTTGGCAGGCGTGCAAAGCGACCCATTGGCGAAAACGAAATGGGACTGGGCCAAAGTGCCGAACGAGGGCCTGAAGTTGAACGTGCTGATGTTCGGGTTCGACTCGCTGTCGCGAAACACGTTTATAAGGAAGCTGCCGAAGTCTTACAGATATCTGAAGCAGAATTTGAACGCGTTGGTTCTCGAGGGTTACAACATCGTGGGCGACGGAACGCCGCAAGCCTTGATACCAATTCTTACGGGAAAGATAGAGCTGGAATTGCCGGAAACGAGGAAGCGGATGGGCAGCAAAGCGAACTACGTCGACGTTTATCCGTTCGTTTGGAACGAGTATAAAAAGAGCGGATACATGACCGGGTTCCTCGAGGACGTTCCTAATATCGGAACATTCACATATCGCCTCAAGGGTTTCAAAGACCAACCGACTGATCACTACATGAGAACATATTACCTCAACGCTAATCCTCACTTTAAATATCAGGAGAAGTTCTGCATGGGCGGGCTGCCCCGGCATTCG TTAATGATGAATCACATCAAAGAGGTCTTTGATACTTATCCAAATCAGCCGAAATTCGTTTTCGGTTTTCACGGCGAACTTTCGCACGATTCCTACAATGACATTGGAGCCGCTGACGATGACGTGTACCAGTGGATAAAATCACTCAACGATTCTGGGCACCTGAATAACACGGTGCTAATCATGATGAGCGATCACGGGCATAg ATTTGCCGAGATTCGCAACACTCTTCAAGGTAAACAGGAGGAGAGGCTGccgtttttttcattcacgttTCCAAGTTGGTTTAAGCAGGCACATCCGCATGCATATGccaattttgtttataatactCAACATTTAACGACACCGTTTGACGTCCACAAAACGTTGCAGAGTAtactgaaatttgaaacccCGAAAGAAGGAGATCGCACTCAACGAGCCATAAGCTTATTCAACAAG ATTCCACTGGAAAGGACCTGTGCAGATGCCTTCATTGAGCCTCACTGGTGTGCTTGTCTGGGATGGGAAGAAGTTGACAAAAATAACGCGAGCGTAGTTGAGGCTGCAAAATACTTCGTCAAGTTCCTGAATGATTATCTGTCGCCTTATCAAAATACCtgcgaaattttgaaactgaaTAAAATTCTGTGGGCGGCGAAACTGATTCCAACAAAAG GGCTgctaaaattcgaaaaatctgGTGATGCGGACGGTTTTCTCGGAGATTTTAGTGCTAAGACGAAAATAACCAAAGAACTGTATCAGCTCAAAGTCAGTACGGAACCAGGGAATGGGTTGTTCGAAGTGAGCATAAACCACAGTCTGGATAACAATTCGTTCATGACGCGG ATTACCGACATCAGCAGAATAAACAAATATGGATCCCAAGCTAGATGTATAGAAAACAGTCAATATCATCTCCGGAAATATTGTTACTGCAAGGATTCATAA
- the LOC124176226 gene encoding uncharacterized protein LOC124176226 isoform X1: protein MRVALFYPRRFAVALFLVALVYCVIQALRSELGFNDVDPSNTDKLAYISQLIKTSAENSPYIGWLLRSDGVAACRHPDLELLNPEIMKFIKDVPPLECTPEDWVIANRSTLVVTEKARQRFGPITCAFKEIIRVDDYTNRITKPVESDVSYTLKDSDYAEVNCQSQTGKQWHSVLAGVQSDPLAKTKWDWAKVPNEGLKLNVLMFGFDSLSRNTFIRKLPKSYRYLKQNLNALVLEGYNIVGDGTPQALIPILTGKIELELPETRKRMGSKANYVDVYPFVWNEYKKSGYMTGFLEDVPNIGTFTYRLKGFKDQPTDHYMRTYYLNANPHFKYQEKFCMGGLPRHSLMMNHIKEVFDTYPNQPKFVFGFHGELSHDSYNDIGAADDDVYQWIKSLNDSGHLNNTVLIMMSDHGHRFAEIRNTLQGKQEERLPFFSFTFPSWFKQAHPHAYANFVYNTQHLTTPFDVHKTLQSILKFETPKEGDRTQRAISLFNKIPLERTCADAFIEPHWCACLGWEEVDKNNASVVEAAKYFVKFLNDYLSPYQNTCEILKLNKILWAAKLIPTKGLLKFEKSGDADGFLGDFSAKTKITKELYQLKVSTEPGNGLFEVSINHSLDNNSFMTRITDISRINKYGSQARCIENSQYHLRKYCYCKDS, encoded by the exons ATGAGAGTTGCTTTGTTCTACCCTCGGCGCTTCGCAGTCGCTCTGTTTCTGGTAGCACTCGTCTATTGCGTAATCCAGGCCTTACGATCGGAACTGGGATTCAACGACGTAGATCCTTCAAATACAGATAAACT CGCTTACATATCACAATTGATCAAAACTTCGGCGGAAAATTCGCCGTATATCGG ATGGTTATTGCGCAGTGATGGGGTTGCGGCGTGCAGGCACCCTGACTTGGAGCTATTGAATccagaaataatgaaattcataaaagaTGTTCCTCCCCTAGAATGCACTCCAGAGGACTGGGTTATAGCAAATCGTTCGACCCTGGTCGTTACAGAGAAAGCCAGGCAGCGATTTGGCCCCATAACTTGTGCTTTCAAGG AAATCATCCGCGTTGACGACTACACAAATAGAATTACCAAACCCGTGGAATCGGATGTTTCCTACACTTTGAAAGACAGTGATTACGCCGAAGTTAACTGCCAATCTCAAACTGGAAAACA ATGGCACAGCGTTTTGGCAGGCGTGCAAAGCGACCCATTGGCGAAAACGAAATGGGACTGGGCCAAAGTGCCGAACGAGGGCCTGAAGTTGAACGTGCTGATGTTCGGGTTCGACTCGCTGTCGCGAAACACGTTTATAAGGAAGCTGCCGAAGTCTTACAGATATCTGAAGCAGAATTTGAACGCGTTGGTTCTCGAGGGTTACAACATCGTGGGCGACGGAACGCCGCAAGCCTTGATACCAATTCTTACGGGAAAGATAGAGCTGGAATTGCCGGAAACGAGGAAGCGGATGGGCAGCAAAGCGAACTACGTCGACGTTTATCCGTTCGTTTGGAACGAGTATAAAAAGAGCGGATACATGACCGGGTTCCTCGAGGACGTTCCTAATATCGGAACATTCACATATCGCCTCAAGGGTTTCAAAGACCAACCGACTGATCACTACATGAGAACATATTACCTCAACGCTAATCCTCACTTTAAATATCAGGAGAAGTTCTGCATGGGCGGGCTGCCCCGGCATTCG TTAATGATGAATCACATCAAAGAGGTCTTTGATACTTATCCAAATCAGCCGAAATTCGTTTTCGGTTTTCACGGCGAACTTTCGCACGATTCCTACAATGACATTGGAGCCGCTGACGATGACGTGTACCAGTGGATAAAATCACTCAACGATTCTGGGCACCTGAATAACACGGTGCTAATCATGATGAGCGATCACGGGCATAg ATTTGCCGAGATTCGCAACACTCTTCAAGGTAAACAGGAGGAGAGGCTGccgtttttttcattcacgttTCCAAGTTGGTTTAAGCAGGCACATCCGCATGCATATGccaattttgtttataatactCAACATTTAACGACACCGTTTGACGTCCACAAAACGTTGCAGAGTAtactgaaatttgaaacccCGAAAGAAGGAGATCGCACTCAACGAGCCATAAGCTTATTCAACAAG ATTCCACTGGAAAGGACCTGTGCAGATGCCTTCATTGAGCCTCACTGGTGTGCTTGTCTGGGATGGGAAGAAGTTGACAAAAATAACGCGAGCGTAGTTGAGGCTGCAAAATACTTCGTCAAGTTCCTGAATGATTATCTGTCGCCTTATCAAAATACCtgcgaaattttgaaactgaaTAAAATTCTGTGGGCGGCGAAACTGATTCCAACAAAAG GGCTgctaaaattcgaaaaatctgGTGATGCGGACGGTTTTCTCGGAGATTTTAGTGCTAAGACGAAAATAACCAAAGAACTGTATCAGCTCAAAGTCAGTACGGAACCAGGGAATGGGTTGTTCGAAGTGAGCATAAACCACAGTCTGGATAACAATTCGTTCATGACGCGG ATTACCGACATCAGCAGAATAAACAAATATGGATCCCAAGCTAGATGTATAGAAAACAGTCAATATCATCTCCGGAAATATTGTTACTGCAAGGATTCATAA
- the LOC124176226 gene encoding uncharacterized protein LOC124176226 isoform X5: protein MHGVYVWECTPEDWVIANRSTLVVTEKARQRFGPITCAFKEIIRVDDYTNRITKPVESDVSYTLKDSDYAEVNCQSQTGKQWHSVLAGVQSDPLAKTKWDWAKVPNEGLKLNVLMFGFDSLSRNTFIRKLPKSYRYLKQNLNALVLEGYNIVGDGTPQALIPILTGKIELELPETRKRMGSKANYVDVYPFVWNEYKKSGYMTGFLEDVPNIGTFTYRLKGFKDQPTDHYMRTYYLNANPHFKYQEKFCMGGLPRHSLMMNHIKEVFDTYPNQPKFVFGFHGELSHDSYNDIGAADDDVYQWIKSLNDSGHLNNTVLIMMSDHGHRFAEIRNTLQGKQEERLPFFSFTFPSWFKQAHPHAYANFVYNTQHLTTPFDVHKTLQSILKFETPKEGDRTQRAISLFNKIPLERTCADAFIEPHWCACLGWEEVDKNNASVVEAAKYFVKFLNDYLSPYQNTCEILKLNKILWAAKLIPTKGLLKFEKSGDADGFLGDFSAKTKITKELYQLKVSTEPGNGLFEVSINHSLDNNSFMTRITDISRINKYGSQARCIENSQYHLRKYCYCKDS, encoded by the exons ATGCATGGGGTTTATGTTTGGG AATGCACTCCAGAGGACTGGGTTATAGCAAATCGTTCGACCCTGGTCGTTACAGAGAAAGCCAGGCAGCGATTTGGCCCCATAACTTGTGCTTTCAAGG AAATCATCCGCGTTGACGACTACACAAATAGAATTACCAAACCCGTGGAATCGGATGTTTCCTACACTTTGAAAGACAGTGATTACGCCGAAGTTAACTGCCAATCTCAAACTGGAAAACA ATGGCACAGCGTTTTGGCAGGCGTGCAAAGCGACCCATTGGCGAAAACGAAATGGGACTGGGCCAAAGTGCCGAACGAGGGCCTGAAGTTGAACGTGCTGATGTTCGGGTTCGACTCGCTGTCGCGAAACACGTTTATAAGGAAGCTGCCGAAGTCTTACAGATATCTGAAGCAGAATTTGAACGCGTTGGTTCTCGAGGGTTACAACATCGTGGGCGACGGAACGCCGCAAGCCTTGATACCAATTCTTACGGGAAAGATAGAGCTGGAATTGCCGGAAACGAGGAAGCGGATGGGCAGCAAAGCGAACTACGTCGACGTTTATCCGTTCGTTTGGAACGAGTATAAAAAGAGCGGATACATGACCGGGTTCCTCGAGGACGTTCCTAATATCGGAACATTCACATATCGCCTCAAGGGTTTCAAAGACCAACCGACTGATCACTACATGAGAACATATTACCTCAACGCTAATCCTCACTTTAAATATCAGGAGAAGTTCTGCATGGGCGGGCTGCCCCGGCATTCG TTAATGATGAATCACATCAAAGAGGTCTTTGATACTTATCCAAATCAGCCGAAATTCGTTTTCGGTTTTCACGGCGAACTTTCGCACGATTCCTACAATGACATTGGAGCCGCTGACGATGACGTGTACCAGTGGATAAAATCACTCAACGATTCTGGGCACCTGAATAACACGGTGCTAATCATGATGAGCGATCACGGGCATAg ATTTGCCGAGATTCGCAACACTCTTCAAGGTAAACAGGAGGAGAGGCTGccgtttttttcattcacgttTCCAAGTTGGTTTAAGCAGGCACATCCGCATGCATATGccaattttgtttataatactCAACATTTAACGACACCGTTTGACGTCCACAAAACGTTGCAGAGTAtactgaaatttgaaacccCGAAAGAAGGAGATCGCACTCAACGAGCCATAAGCTTATTCAACAAG ATTCCACTGGAAAGGACCTGTGCAGATGCCTTCATTGAGCCTCACTGGTGTGCTTGTCTGGGATGGGAAGAAGTTGACAAAAATAACGCGAGCGTAGTTGAGGCTGCAAAATACTTCGTCAAGTTCCTGAATGATTATCTGTCGCCTTATCAAAATACCtgcgaaattttgaaactgaaTAAAATTCTGTGGGCGGCGAAACTGATTCCAACAAAAG GGCTgctaaaattcgaaaaatctgGTGATGCGGACGGTTTTCTCGGAGATTTTAGTGCTAAGACGAAAATAACCAAAGAACTGTATCAGCTCAAAGTCAGTACGGAACCAGGGAATGGGTTGTTCGAAGTGAGCATAAACCACAGTCTGGATAACAATTCGTTCATGACGCGG ATTACCGACATCAGCAGAATAAACAAATATGGATCCCAAGCTAGATGTATAGAAAACAGTCAATATCATCTCCGGAAATATTGTTACTGCAAGGATTCATAA
- the LOC124174948 gene encoding uncharacterized protein LOC124174948, whose protein sequence is MVATASGTVQILFDFTRGSDQAGSWSEHSDTVKPSGMSKAVMVTQKTQQFQRAILFTLFNPQPNGSGFASVRCDTSFDLSEFNSITVRCRGQGINTKYKMLLRHKGLDKDSAVYGQIFAAPEKEFATVRLPLAEFKPYHRGMELSLQTNPLDVTSITNVGLKVDNGQYLPENQPGVAALEIDWIKATKSAAT, encoded by the exons ATGGTCGCCACTGCCTCCGG AACGGTGCAGATTTTGTTCGACTTCACGCGAGGCTCAGACCAGGCCGGAAGTTGGTCCGAACACTCGGACACCGTGAAACCATCCGGTATGTCGAAGGCGGTGATGGTTACGCAGAAGACGCAGCAGTTCCAGCGAGCGATACTTTTCACCCTGTTCAACCCACAGCCAAACGGATCCGGATTCGCGTCTGTCCGCTGTGACACCAGCTTTGATCTCTCGGAATTCAACAGCATCACCGTACGCTGCAGAGGCCAGGGAATCAACACCAAGTACAAAATGCTCCTCCGGCACAAAGGGCTCGATAAAGACTCTGCCGTCTACGGTCAAATATTCGCG GCCCCCGAGAAGGAGTTTGCAACAGTGAGATTGCCCCTGGCTGAATTCAAGCCGTACCATCGTGGGATGGAGCTGTCGTTGCAGACGAATCCGCTGGATGTAACGTCGATCACCAACGTTGGATTGAAAGTGGATAACGGACAGTATCTCCCGGAGAATCAACCAGGTGTGGCAGCTCTTGAGATTGATTGGATCAAGGCCACAAAGTCAGCTGCAACTTGA
- the LOC124176226 gene encoding uncharacterized protein LOC124176226 isoform X4: protein MKFIKDVPPLECTPEDWVIANRSTLVVTEKARQRFGPITCAFKEIIRVDDYTNRITKPVESDVSYTLKDSDYAEVNCQSQTGKQWHSVLAGVQSDPLAKTKWDWAKVPNEGLKLNVLMFGFDSLSRNTFIRKLPKSYRYLKQNLNALVLEGYNIVGDGTPQALIPILTGKIELELPETRKRMGSKANYVDVYPFVWNEYKKSGYMTGFLEDVPNIGTFTYRLKGFKDQPTDHYMRTYYLNANPHFKYQEKFCMGGLPRHSLMMNHIKEVFDTYPNQPKFVFGFHGELSHDSYNDIGAADDDVYQWIKSLNDSGHLNNTVLIMMSDHGHRFAEIRNTLQGKQEERLPFFSFTFPSWFKQAHPHAYANFVYNTQHLTTPFDVHKTLQSILKFETPKEGDRTQRAISLFNKIPLERTCADAFIEPHWCACLGWEEVDKNNASVVEAAKYFVKFLNDYLSPYQNTCEILKLNKILWAAKLIPTKGLLKFEKSGDADGFLGDFSAKTKITKELYQLKVSTEPGNGLFEVSINHSLDNNSFMTRITDISRINKYGSQARCIENSQYHLRKYCYCKDS, encoded by the exons atgaaattcataaaagaTGTTCCTCCCCTAGAATGCACTCCAGAGGACTGGGTTATAGCAAATCGTTCGACCCTGGTCGTTACAGAGAAAGCCAGGCAGCGATTTGGCCCCATAACTTGTGCTTTCAAGG AAATCATCCGCGTTGACGACTACACAAATAGAATTACCAAACCCGTGGAATCGGATGTTTCCTACACTTTGAAAGACAGTGATTACGCCGAAGTTAACTGCCAATCTCAAACTGGAAAACA ATGGCACAGCGTTTTGGCAGGCGTGCAAAGCGACCCATTGGCGAAAACGAAATGGGACTGGGCCAAAGTGCCGAACGAGGGCCTGAAGTTGAACGTGCTGATGTTCGGGTTCGACTCGCTGTCGCGAAACACGTTTATAAGGAAGCTGCCGAAGTCTTACAGATATCTGAAGCAGAATTTGAACGCGTTGGTTCTCGAGGGTTACAACATCGTGGGCGACGGAACGCCGCAAGCCTTGATACCAATTCTTACGGGAAAGATAGAGCTGGAATTGCCGGAAACGAGGAAGCGGATGGGCAGCAAAGCGAACTACGTCGACGTTTATCCGTTCGTTTGGAACGAGTATAAAAAGAGCGGATACATGACCGGGTTCCTCGAGGACGTTCCTAATATCGGAACATTCACATATCGCCTCAAGGGTTTCAAAGACCAACCGACTGATCACTACATGAGAACATATTACCTCAACGCTAATCCTCACTTTAAATATCAGGAGAAGTTCTGCATGGGCGGGCTGCCCCGGCATTCG TTAATGATGAATCACATCAAAGAGGTCTTTGATACTTATCCAAATCAGCCGAAATTCGTTTTCGGTTTTCACGGCGAACTTTCGCACGATTCCTACAATGACATTGGAGCCGCTGACGATGACGTGTACCAGTGGATAAAATCACTCAACGATTCTGGGCACCTGAATAACACGGTGCTAATCATGATGAGCGATCACGGGCATAg ATTTGCCGAGATTCGCAACACTCTTCAAGGTAAACAGGAGGAGAGGCTGccgtttttttcattcacgttTCCAAGTTGGTTTAAGCAGGCACATCCGCATGCATATGccaattttgtttataatactCAACATTTAACGACACCGTTTGACGTCCACAAAACGTTGCAGAGTAtactgaaatttgaaacccCGAAAGAAGGAGATCGCACTCAACGAGCCATAAGCTTATTCAACAAG ATTCCACTGGAAAGGACCTGTGCAGATGCCTTCATTGAGCCTCACTGGTGTGCTTGTCTGGGATGGGAAGAAGTTGACAAAAATAACGCGAGCGTAGTTGAGGCTGCAAAATACTTCGTCAAGTTCCTGAATGATTATCTGTCGCCTTATCAAAATACCtgcgaaattttgaaactgaaTAAAATTCTGTGGGCGGCGAAACTGATTCCAACAAAAG GGCTgctaaaattcgaaaaatctgGTGATGCGGACGGTTTTCTCGGAGATTTTAGTGCTAAGACGAAAATAACCAAAGAACTGTATCAGCTCAAAGTCAGTACGGAACCAGGGAATGGGTTGTTCGAAGTGAGCATAAACCACAGTCTGGATAACAATTCGTTCATGACGCGG ATTACCGACATCAGCAGAATAAACAAATATGGATCCCAAGCTAGATGTATAGAAAACAGTCAATATCATCTCCGGAAATATTGTTACTGCAAGGATTCATAA